The Papaver somniferum cultivar HN1 chromosome 3, ASM357369v1, whole genome shotgun sequence genome includes a region encoding these proteins:
- the LOC113357878 gene encoding protein LIGHT-DEPENDENT SHORT HYPOCOTYLS 10-like, whose amino-acid sequence MSSSDKGKNYSEGSSSRSVTNPDIHHHQQQHQQAPLSRYESQKRRDWNTFGQYLKNQRPPVSLSQCNSNHVLEFLRYLDQFGKTKVHIQGCVFFGQPEPPAPCTCPLRQAWGSLDALIGRLRAAYEENGGSPETNPFGSGSIRVYLREVRECQAKARGIPYKKKKKKRNQVTRAAEEDESNQPAM is encoded by the coding sequence ATGTCCTCGAGTGATAAAGGAAAAAATTACTCAGAAGGTTCCTCATCGAGATCGGTTACTAATCCTGATAttcatcaccaccaacaacagcaTCAACAGGCTCCACTTAGTCGATACGAATCTCAGAAACGAAGAGATTGGAATACATTTGGGCAGTACTTGAAGAATCAAAGACCACCAGTTTCACTATCACAGTGTAATTCCAACCATGTTCTTGAATTCTTGAGGTACCTTGATCAATTTGGAAAAACGAAAGTTCATATTCAAGGTTGTGTTTTCTTTGGACAACCTGAACCACCAGCTCCATGTACTTGTCCACTTAGACAAGCTTGGGGAAGTCTTGATGCACTTATAGGTCGGCTTCGAGCTGCTTATGAAGAAAATGGAGGGTCTCCGGAGACAAACCCTTTTGGTAGTGGTTCAATTCGTGTTTATTTACGTGAAGTGAGGGAGTGTCAAGCTAAGGCTCGTGGGATCCcttacaagaaaaagaagaagaagagaaaccaAGTAACCAGGGCAGCGGAAGAAGATGAATCGAATCAGCCTGCGATGTAG